A single window of Ctenopharyngodon idella isolate HZGC_01 chromosome 24, HZGC01, whole genome shotgun sequence DNA harbors:
- the LOC127506786 gene encoding uncharacterized protein LOC127506786: MFTIALSVSDEGFTCHKCREIVRLTERISELETRIQTLIEDSKNARASDTVLDATSLVNSVHCSVPAVEPAQQGTWVTVRRPSRGKHHSSVPIRTSNRFSPLSDTPTENPVESALVIGDSITRNVKIETPATIVTCLPGARAPDIKANLKVLANANRKYSKIIIHVGTNDVRLRQSEITKINIKEVCELASTMSGEVICSGPLPVRRSDEIVSRLSSLSGWLSKWCPQNNIGFIDNWKSFWGRPDLLKRDGIHPSRDGAALLSSNMAHSLRTET, encoded by the coding sequence atgtttaccatagctctctctgtcagcgacgagggatttacatgtcataaatgtagggaaatagtcaggctgacagagagaatctcagaattagagacacgcatccaaactttaatcgaggatagtaagaatgcaagggcttcagatactgttttggatgcgactagcttagtgaactctgtacattgttcggttccggctgtagagcccgcgcagcagggcacttgggtaacggtgaggcggcctagccgcggaaaacaccactcttccgttccaataagaacatcaaacaggttctccccactcagtgatacacccactgagaatcctgttgaaagtgccctagttattggcgattctattacacggaacgtgaaaatagagacaccagccaccatagtcacatgtttgccgggagccagagcacctgacatcaaagcaaatttaaaagtgctggctaatgctaatcgtaaatactctaagattattattcacgtcggcactaatgatgttcgacttcgccagtcggagatcactaaaattaacattaaagaggtgtgtgaactcgcaagtacaatgtcaggagaagtaatttgctctggcccccttcctgttcgtcggagtgatgagatagttagcagattatcatcactcagtggctggctgtctaagtggtgtccgcaaaataatataggtttcatagacaattggaaaagtttttggggcagacctgacctgttaaaaagagatggtattcatccctcccgggatggtgctgctcttctctctagcaatatggcacatagtcttagaactgaaacatga